The Desmospora profundinema genome includes a region encoding these proteins:
- a CDS encoding cyclase family protein: MRKLIDLSDKLSNDTTSFELSPHQIRYFDHKAGTQQVKEVLGLGEETFPNGIAWATEEVVLNTHSGTHVDAPYHYGPLSGDQPAKTIDQVPLEWCYGDGVVLDMRHKKIGEAITEKDLQSELERIGYPLKPLDITLIHTGASTFFDQPGYAFKQPGLNRAATEWLVDQGIKLIGIDAWGLDRPFDRMAVEAKEGKGQFWEAHLVGREKEYCQIEKLCNLDQIPKPYGFKISAFPINIKDASAGWSRVVAIIEE; encoded by the coding sequence TTGAGGAAGCTGATAGATTTGAGTGATAAACTTAGCAATGATACGACATCATTTGAATTGAGCCCTCATCAAATCCGATATTTTGACCATAAGGCGGGGACTCAACAGGTTAAAGAGGTTTTAGGGTTGGGTGAAGAAACCTTTCCCAACGGAATCGCTTGGGCAACCGAAGAAGTGGTCCTGAATACTCACTCAGGAACTCACGTCGATGCGCCATATCACTACGGCCCCTTAAGCGGTGATCAACCGGCTAAAACCATCGATCAGGTGCCGCTTGAGTGGTGCTATGGTGATGGGGTAGTCCTGGATATGCGACACAAAAAAATCGGTGAGGCGATTACGGAAAAAGATTTGCAATCAGAACTGGAACGGATTGGCTATCCATTAAAGCCGTTAGATATTACCCTGATTCACACAGGTGCGTCAACGTTCTTCGATCAGCCCGGCTATGCTTTTAAGCAACCCGGACTCAATCGAGCCGCAACGGAATGGCTGGTGGACCAGGGCATCAAGTTGATCGGTATTGATGCATGGGGGTTAGATCGACCATTTGATCGAATGGCTGTAGAGGCGAAGGAAGGAAAGGGGCAATTTTGGGAGGCACATCTAGTAGGGAGAGAAAAAGAATATTGTCAAATTGAAAAGCTATGCAACCTGGATCAGATTCCAAAACCATACGGGTTTAAAATCTCGGCCTTTCCGATCAATATTAAAGATGCCAGCGCGGGCTGGAGTCGAGTGGTTGCGATTATAGAAGAGTAA